One window of the Flexibacter flexilis DSM 6793 genome contains the following:
- a CDS encoding alpha-amylase family glycosyl hydrolase, giving the protein MKTKKILANAAVCLASLAVLGCKPDDKDATPAPTTPVVVAETKISAQNALYYEVFVRNFSQEGTLAKVEAQLDSIQNLGANVLWLMPIHPISQEKKNGTYGSPYAVKNYYAIDPLQGDTAAFRSLVKAAHQRKMYVVLDWVANHTGWDNPWITEHPEYYTKNSAGQITHPPGTNWLDVADLNYANTDLRNAMINAMKYWVTTFNIDGYRCDHAGGVPADFWKAANDSLRRIKPMLMFAEEEELAQNMFASGFDVCFSWSFYDRLKATFAGSSTLTLSNLYSSTRNSLPADKAWVYFSSNHDKVSWDEMPSDATSFKSQDGARAAAVITHLLPNASMVYNGQEVGSTQRINLFEKQVVNWNTSPEMRVFYKKILGIRNKYSAFTTGAPTFHNQSTNVLVFSLKDAEASYLVAVNVRNTSQTVSLPSAFQGTDVQNLYDNTTSNANNLTLAAYQFVVLQKK; this is encoded by the coding sequence ATGAAAACCAAAAAAATTTTAGCCAACGCCGCAGTGTGTTTGGCCTCGTTGGCTGTATTGGGTTGCAAGCCTGACGATAAAGATGCCACCCCCGCCCCTACAACTCCTGTAGTGGTAGCAGAAACCAAAATTAGCGCACAAAACGCGCTTTACTACGAGGTTTTTGTACGCAATTTTTCGCAAGAAGGAACGCTTGCCAAAGTAGAAGCACAACTCGATTCTATCCAAAATTTGGGAGCTAATGTATTGTGGCTCATGCCTATCCATCCCATAAGCCAAGAGAAAAAAAATGGAACGTATGGCTCACCATACGCCGTAAAAAATTATTATGCCATAGACCCGTTGCAAGGTGATACCGCTGCCTTTCGGAGCTTGGTAAAAGCCGCACACCAACGCAAAATGTATGTGGTATTGGATTGGGTGGCCAACCATACGGGCTGGGACAACCCTTGGATTACGGAGCACCCCGAATATTATACCAAAAATAGTGCGGGGCAAATCACGCACCCTCCAGGCACTAATTGGCTCGATGTTGCTGACCTGAATTATGCCAACACCGACCTACGCAATGCTATGATTAATGCCATGAAATATTGGGTAACAACGTTTAATATAGACGGTTATCGTTGCGACCACGCGGGCGGCGTTCCTGCTGATTTCTGGAAAGCAGCCAACGACAGTTTGCGTCGCATAAAGCCAATGCTCATGTTTGCAGAAGAAGAAGAGCTTGCTCAAAATATGTTTGCTTCGGGTTTTGATGTGTGTTTTAGTTGGAGTTTTTACGATAGACTTAAAGCAACATTTGCTGGAAGTAGTACACTCACTCTAAGCAACCTATACAGTTCTACTCGCAATAGTTTACCCGCCGACAAAGCATGGGTGTATTTCTCCTCTAACCACGACAAGGTTTCTTGGGACGAAATGCCGTCCGATGCCACCTCGTTTAAAAGCCAAGACGGGGCGCGTGCTGCTGCCGTTATCACACACCTACTGCCCAATGCTTCTATGGTTTACAACGGACAAGAAGTAGGCAGCACGCAACGCATCAATCTCTTTGAAAAACAGGTCGTTAATTGGAACACTAGTCCAGAGATGCGCGTGTTTTACAAAAAAATCTTGGGCATCAGGAATAAATACAGCGCGTTTACTACGGGTGCGCCAACTTTTCACAATCAATCGACGAATGTGTTAGTGTTTTCTTTGAAAGATGCAGAAGCCTCGTATTTGGTGGCGGTAAATGTACGCAATACGTCCCAAACAGTAAGTTTGCCTTCGGCTTTTCAGGGAACAGATGTACAAAACCTGTATGATAATACCACGTCGAATGCCAATAACCTAACATTAGCAGCCTATCAGTTTGTAGTGTTGCAGAAGAAATAG
- a CDS encoding PstS family phosphate ABC transporter substrate-binding protein, translated as MAVLAAAVAVSSCDGGSGASEKKLDTPTSGQITIAADESFMPIVKAEIDVFEATYPEAHFKSVYESEGEAFKHLLADSARVIIVSRQLNDNEKAQFKQQTITPTTTKLAVDAVALIVNNANPDSLLTVQQIGEIMHGRYTSWKHVNAKSKDEKVVVVFDKSNSSNLSFMRKYYKLPEDLQTNIFAANSNEEVVKYVSKTPNAIGVIGVNWISDSEDPKHMSFRREVKTVAVADSTPPASQYDYYQPFQAYISNGSYPYCRNIYSISREARMGLGNGFVAFAASDPGQRIVLKAGILPATAPIRVVNFNKNKSE; from the coding sequence ATGGCGGTATTGGCTGCGGCGGTGGCCGTGAGCAGTTGCGATGGTGGGAGCGGGGCTTCTGAGAAAAAATTAGATACGCCTACTTCTGGACAAATCACTATCGCCGCCGACGAGTCATTTATGCCCATCGTCAAAGCCGAGATAGATGTTTTTGAAGCCACCTACCCAGAAGCGCACTTCAAGTCCGTGTACGAATCGGAAGGGGAGGCCTTCAAACATTTGTTAGCGGATTCGGCGCGTGTCATTATCGTAAGCCGCCAACTCAACGACAACGAAAAGGCACAATTCAAACAACAAACCATCACCCCGACCACAACCAAACTGGCGGTTGATGCGGTGGCCTTGATTGTCAATAATGCCAATCCTGATTCTTTGCTTACCGTCCAACAAATCGGCGAAATCATGCACGGACGTTATACCTCATGGAAACACGTAAACGCCAAGAGCAAAGACGAAAAAGTGGTAGTAGTTTTTGATAAAAGCAATTCCAGTAACTTGTCGTTTATGCGCAAATACTACAAGCTACCAGAGGATTTGCAAACCAATATTTTCGCCGCCAACTCCAATGAAGAGGTGGTTAAATACGTGAGCAAAACCCCCAACGCCATTGGCGTAATCGGCGTAAACTGGATTAGCGACAGCGAAGACCCCAAACACATGTCTTTCCGCCGTGAGGTAAAAACGGTAGCCGTTGCCGACAGTACGCCGCCCGCGTCGCAGTACGATTATTACCAACCATTTCAGGCCTACATTTCCAACGGAAGCTATCCATATTGCCGCAATATTTATTCGATTAGTCGCGAGGCGCGTATGGGTTTGGGCAATGGTTTTGTAGCATTTGCGGCCAGCGACCCAGGCCAACGAATTGTATTGAAAGCAGGGATTTTGCCAGCTACCGCCCCGATTCGTGTAGTAAATTTCAATAAAAATAAAAGCGAATAA
- a CDS encoding tetratricopeptide repeat protein codes for MKRLSLTAMCAAFMVAGATQAQTIQDGRKFLEIEQYSNAGRVFKSLAAQNPTAENLYYLGDYYLKTQKPDSALTYFEQGVAKDPKYALNYVGKGTVMIARKEKAAAQPLFDQARTLSKGKSADVLYRIGEAYTIYETNDPALAVQSLMAAAQIDKKNADVQMMMGDAYLIQNEGSKAAECYDKAVWINPNLAKPYIRIGKLYIRAKSYKEALNKYKEGLDKDSTYWPGYRQMGELYFLYGEKYRDKAIYYYRKYISHSDDNPETQYQYANFLLTNENYKEGLDVLTKLKGRVDNPLIYRGFGYAYYQMNQYAESITNMETMFAKVQPDLIRPSDYSYYGNALIKGGKDTAKGIANLQKAIKLDTSSKSTTRAELAEFLFRAKKYKEATAQYDTIATKNPKPNPTEFFNLGKAAYFAKDYVKADTAFGSVNQIVPTYANGYLWRGRAQAKLDPESTKGLAAPHYEKFIAEAEKDKEKYKKDLVEAYSYFGYHEHVKKHYAKSDEFWNKVLSLEPGNKRASDGILLNKSIKK; via the coding sequence ATGAAACGACTAAGTTTGACAGCGATGTGCGCAGCTTTCATGGTAGCAGGCGCAACGCAAGCCCAAACGATTCAGGACGGGCGTAAATTTTTGGAAATTGAGCAGTATTCTAATGCTGGTCGCGTGTTCAAATCCTTGGCGGCTCAAAACCCAACAGCCGAGAACCTTTATTATTTGGGAGATTATTATCTCAAAACGCAAAAGCCAGATTCGGCTCTTACTTATTTCGAACAAGGTGTAGCCAAAGACCCAAAATACGCGCTTAACTACGTGGGTAAAGGTACGGTAATGATTGCACGCAAAGAAAAAGCGGCTGCGCAACCGTTATTCGACCAGGCACGTACTTTATCGAAAGGCAAAAGTGCTGATGTGCTTTACAGAATTGGCGAGGCTTACACGATTTACGAAACCAACGACCCTGCACTTGCCGTACAATCATTGATGGCTGCCGCACAAATCGACAAGAAAAACGCAGATGTCCAAATGATGATGGGCGATGCGTATTTGATACAAAATGAGGGTTCTAAAGCCGCAGAATGTTACGACAAAGCCGTTTGGATTAACCCAAATTTGGCTAAACCTTATATCCGAATTGGTAAGCTTTATATCAGAGCTAAAAGTTATAAAGAAGCCCTAAACAAATATAAAGAAGGTTTGGATAAAGATTCAACGTACTGGCCAGGCTATCGCCAAATGGGTGAATTATATTTTCTTTATGGAGAAAAGTATAGAGACAAGGCGATTTATTATTACCGCAAATACATTAGTCATTCGGACGACAACCCCGAAACGCAATATCAATATGCTAACTTTTTGTTGACAAACGAAAACTACAAAGAAGGCTTGGACGTATTGACGAAATTGAAAGGTCGCGTGGATAATCCTTTGATTTATAGAGGTTTTGGTTATGCTTATTACCAAATGAACCAATATGCAGAGAGTATTACCAACATGGAAACTATGTTTGCAAAAGTACAACCAGACCTTATTCGTCCGTCGGATTACAGCTATTACGGCAACGCTTTGATTAAAGGTGGAAAAGATACAGCTAAAGGCATTGCGAACTTGCAAAAGGCCATTAAGTTGGATACGTCTTCTAAATCTACGACACGTGCCGAATTGGCGGAGTTTTTATTCCGTGCCAAAAAATACAAAGAAGCTACGGCACAGTACGACACAATTGCGACTAAGAATCCGAAGCCAAATCCTACGGAGTTTTTTAACTTAGGCAAAGCGGCTTATTTCGCTAAAGATTATGTGAAAGCTGACACAGCATTTGGCTCAGTAAATCAAATTGTACCAACTTATGCGAACGGTTATTTGTGGCGCGGACGTGCGCAAGCCAAACTTGACCCAGAATCTACGAAAGGATTAGCTGCTCCGCATTACGAAAAGTTCATTGCGGAAGCAGAAAAAGACAAAGAGAAGTACAAAAAAGATTTGGTAGAGGCTTACTCGTATTTCGGTTATCACGAACACGTGAAAAAGCATTATGCTAAGTCTGATGAGTTCTGGAACAAAGTATTGTCGCTTGAACCAGGCAACAAACGTGCTTCGGATGGCATCTTGCTAAATAAGAGCATAAAAAAATAA
- a CDS encoding superoxide dismutase yields MAFELPALPYAYDALEPHFDKLTMEIHHSRHHNAYVTNLNNAVAGTDAEKVSLEDLQKNISKYPVAVRNNGGGHFNHSLFWQVLAPNAGGVPTGDLAKAIDAAFGSFDKFKEEFSKAAAGRFGSGWAWLVVQEGGKLVVSSTPNQDNPLMDVADVKGTPVLGLDVWEHAYYLKFQNKRPDYISTFWNVVNWTEVAKRYAAAL; encoded by the coding sequence ATGGCATTCGAACTTCCAGCTTTGCCTTACGCTTATGATGCGTTAGAGCCACATTTTGACAAACTTACTATGGAAATCCACCATAGCAGACACCACAACGCGTATGTAACCAACCTTAACAATGCGGTTGCGGGTACAGACGCTGAAAAAGTATCTTTAGAAGATTTGCAAAAAAATATCAGCAAATATCCTGTTGCGGTTCGTAACAATGGCGGTGGCCACTTCAATCACTCGCTTTTCTGGCAAGTACTTGCACCAAATGCAGGTGGCGTGCCTACTGGCGATTTGGCTAAAGCAATTGATGCGGCTTTCGGTTCTTTTGACAAATTCAAAGAAGAATTTTCTAAAGCTGCGGCTGGCCGTTTCGGTTCGGGCTGGGCTTGGCTTGTGGTACAAGAAGGCGGCAAATTAGTGGTTTCTTCTACGCCAAATCAAGATAACCCATTGATGGACGTTGCTGACGTAAAAGGCACGCCAGTGTTGGGCTTGGACGTATGGGAACACGCTTATTACCTCAAATTCCAAAACAAACGTCCTGATTACATTTCTACGTTCTGGAATGTAGTAAACTGGACAGAAGTAGCGAAGCGTTACGCAGCAGCTCTATAA